A portion of the Achromobacter sp. MFA1 R4 genome contains these proteins:
- the ccmI gene encoding c-type cytochrome biogenesis protein CcmI, with product MTTLWLVVLALLLATLFCLVPPLLRRPPGSDDAPGSPPDDASDASVRAFYLAQRDQLRRDLNDGALTPQAHARADEELQRALLQDLALRSGSGARRGGQRAGIAAACLLTVAVPVAAVLLYGQLGNPRAAAMFALPQAAEPHAAQAGNDMALAINALAQRLRAAPDDVDGWYMLARSYETLGRYNDAVAAYQQVLRRVPGQPAVLADLADALLSARQGRPDEDSIAAVAQALEAEPDQPKALALAGMMALRRGDAAEALTHWERLQALLPPDSEAARQIQTNISQARAMASAPGAPGSPPATSPSAAPAATATTAATTTAPTPAAPARISGQARIAEALRGQVRPADTVFILARPVDGPRMPVAILRMRVADLPRAFVLDDSTAMSPDATLSKAGTVRVEIRVSASGNAAAQAGDLSGVLNDVATRAEGLELVADTVVR from the coding sequence ATGACCACGCTCTGGCTCGTCGTCCTGGCCCTGCTGCTGGCCACGCTGTTCTGCCTGGTGCCCCCGCTGCTGCGCCGCCCGCCGGGTTCGGACGACGCCCCGGGCTCCCCCCCGGACGACGCGTCGGACGCCAGCGTGCGGGCGTTCTATCTGGCCCAACGCGACCAGTTGCGTCGCGACCTGAACGACGGCGCCCTGACGCCGCAGGCGCACGCCCGAGCCGACGAGGAGCTGCAGCGCGCGCTGCTGCAGGACCTTGCCCTGCGCAGCGGTTCCGGCGCGCGCCGGGGCGGACAGCGCGCGGGGATCGCCGCGGCCTGCCTGCTCACCGTGGCCGTCCCGGTCGCCGCCGTGCTGCTGTACGGACAACTCGGCAATCCCCGCGCGGCGGCCATGTTCGCGCTGCCGCAAGCGGCCGAGCCGCACGCGGCGCAGGCGGGCAACGACATGGCGCTGGCCATCAACGCATTGGCCCAGCGCCTGCGCGCCGCGCCCGACGATGTCGATGGCTGGTACATGCTGGCCCGCTCCTACGAGACGCTGGGCCGCTACAACGATGCGGTGGCCGCCTACCAGCAGGTGCTGCGGCGGGTGCCCGGCCAGCCTGCCGTGCTGGCCGACCTGGCCGACGCGCTGCTGTCGGCGCGGCAGGGTCGGCCCGACGAGGATTCCATCGCCGCCGTCGCGCAGGCGCTGGAGGCGGAACCCGACCAGCCCAAGGCGCTGGCGCTGGCCGGCATGATGGCGTTGCGGCGGGGCGACGCCGCCGAGGCCCTGACGCACTGGGAGCGGCTGCAAGCCCTGCTGCCCCCGGATTCCGAGGCCGCGCGCCAGATCCAGACCAATATCTCGCAGGCGCGCGCCATGGCATCGGCGCCGGGCGCGCCGGGGTCCCCCCCGGCGACCTCGCCCTCCGCTGCGCCGGCGGCCACCGCCACCACTGCCGCCACCACCACCGCCCCCACGCCCGCCGCGCCCGCCCGCATCAGCGGCCAGGCACGCATCGCCGAGGCGCTGCGCGGACAGGTCCGACCGGCCGACACCGTCTTCATCTTGGCGCGGCCGGTGGACGGCCCGCGCATGCCCGTCGCCATCCTGCGGATGCGCGTGGCCGACCTGCCGCGCGCCTTCGTGCTGGACGACAGCACGGCGATGTCGCCGGACGCCACCTTGTCGAAGGCGGGCACCGTGCGGGTGGAGATCCGCGTCAGCGCGTCCGGCAACGCCGCCGCCCAGGCCGGCGACCTGAGCGGCGTGCTTAATGACGTGGCCACCCGCGCCGAAGGCCTGGAACTGGTGGCCGACACCGTCGTGCGCTAG
- a CDS encoding tetrathionate reductase subunit A: protein MDKQHEDDKRRPADDGPDVPHDEARRKLVMRGGMVAGGMAAFAAGYGETVVKAVKGLSQGSAGVPTAHAVRGNSLTPEFRIDPLTGAFDAQPGQIVSPSSCLGCWTQCGVRLRVDTAQNRILRVAGNPYHPLATTRPAAMETPVRDVYAQLGGDNGLEGRATSCARGSAMLEQLDSPFRVLQPMKRVGKRGEGKWQTITFEQLVLEVCEGGDLFGEGHVDGLRAIFDRETPLDPDNPEYGAKVNQFLFTDASNEGRTPLIQRFAGQSFGTVNFSNHGSYCGQSFRVGAGAALGDLKGMPHGKPDWDNARFGLFIGAAPAQAGNPFQRQARQLAEARVRPQESGFTYVVVSPVLPASSSLSAGSGNEWVPVNPASDLALAMGLIRWILDNERFDARMLAQPGPQAMQAAGEAAWTNATHLVVAEPGHPRQGAFLRGADLGWARPADADEKWEDVYVVRLADGTLAPHTGATPAELFVDEAIAAPGMAGAPESLRVCSSLTLLRTEARRKTLEEYAALCGVPAAKIASLAERFTSHGKRAVADAHGGTMSGAGFYTAYAIAMLNTLVGNLNVEGGLVLDAGPFPPYGAGPRYNIAGFANKATPKGVSLSRNRFPYEKSSEFKRKKAAGQPAYPAAAPWYPATGGLSSEMLASALAGYPYRAKVWFNHMSNPVYGIAGFKQVALEKLKDPAVLPLAVSINPFINETNALADYIVPDTVTYESWGVSAPWADVVAKASTVRWPAVQPRVARTASGEPVCLETFLIACAKRLGMPGFGAGAISDKEGAKYALDTPEDFFLRGMANIAFAAGRPVGEASDDDMALTGVDRHRELLQSMLKPGEWRQVAMLMSRGGRFDRMDDAWTQDAGQGRRTRAAYARPLHVWSEELAGFRHAMTGERYSGCPTWYPTRLADGRDVRDEYPRDDWPFLLSSFKSNLMSSLSIGVNRLRQVHPHNPVSINRQDGERLGIRNGDAVRIVTPGGSVTGLALLRDGVQPGAVGIEHGYGHTELGARAHVVDGKPMPHDPALGAGVNLNDLGFADATRGAHANVWIDWVSGAAVRQGLPARIERA, encoded by the coding sequence ATGGACAAGCAACACGAAGACGACAAGCGCCGCCCGGCGGACGATGGCCCGGACGTGCCGCACGATGAGGCCCGGCGCAAGCTGGTGATGCGCGGCGGCATGGTGGCCGGCGGCATGGCGGCCTTTGCCGCGGGATATGGCGAGACCGTCGTGAAGGCGGTCAAGGGTCTGTCGCAGGGCAGCGCCGGCGTGCCGACCGCGCATGCCGTGCGGGGCAACTCGCTCACGCCGGAGTTCCGCATCGATCCGCTGACGGGCGCGTTCGACGCGCAACCGGGCCAGATCGTCAGCCCGTCGAGCTGCCTGGGCTGCTGGACGCAGTGCGGCGTGCGCCTGCGGGTCGACACGGCCCAGAACCGCATCCTGCGCGTCGCCGGCAATCCGTATCATCCGCTGGCCACGACGCGGCCCGCGGCCATGGAGACGCCGGTGCGCGACGTCTACGCGCAGTTGGGCGGCGACAACGGCCTGGAGGGGCGGGCCACCTCGTGCGCGCGCGGCTCGGCCATGCTGGAGCAATTGGACAGCCCGTTTCGCGTGCTGCAGCCCATGAAGCGCGTCGGCAAGCGGGGCGAGGGCAAGTGGCAGACCATCACCTTCGAACAACTGGTCCTGGAGGTCTGCGAAGGCGGCGACCTGTTCGGCGAAGGCCACGTCGATGGCCTGCGCGCCATCTTCGACCGCGAGACGCCGCTGGACCCGGACAATCCGGAGTACGGCGCGAAGGTGAACCAGTTTCTTTTCACCGACGCTTCCAACGAAGGGCGCACGCCGCTGATCCAGCGCTTTGCCGGGCAGTCCTTCGGCACGGTCAATTTCAGCAATCACGGTTCCTATTGCGGGCAGAGCTTCCGCGTGGGCGCGGGCGCGGCGCTGGGCGACCTGAAAGGCATGCCGCACGGCAAGCCGGACTGGGACAACGCGCGCTTCGGGCTGTTCATCGGCGCCGCGCCGGCGCAGGCGGGCAATCCGTTTCAGCGCCAGGCGCGGCAACTGGCCGAAGCGCGCGTGCGGCCGCAGGAATCCGGTTTCACCTACGTGGTCGTGTCGCCGGTGCTGCCGGCCTCGTCCAGCCTGTCGGCCGGGTCGGGCAATGAATGGGTGCCCGTCAATCCGGCCAGCGACCTGGCGTTGGCCATGGGCCTGATCCGCTGGATTCTGGACAACGAACGTTTTGATGCGCGCATGCTGGCGCAACCGGGGCCGCAGGCCATGCAGGCGGCGGGCGAGGCGGCGTGGACCAATGCGACGCACCTGGTGGTGGCCGAACCCGGCCATCCGCGGCAGGGCGCGTTCCTGCGCGGCGCGGACCTGGGCTGGGCGCGCCCGGCCGACGCGGACGAGAAATGGGAAGACGTGTACGTCGTGCGCCTGGCGGACGGCACGCTGGCGCCGCATACGGGCGCGACGCCGGCTGAGCTTTTCGTGGACGAGGCCATCGCCGCCCCGGGCATGGCGGGCGCGCCCGAATCGCTGCGCGTGTGCTCGTCGCTGACGCTGCTGCGCACGGAAGCGCGCCGCAAGACGCTGGAGGAATACGCCGCGCTGTGCGGCGTCCCCGCAGCCAAGATTGCGTCGCTGGCCGAGCGCTTTACCAGCCATGGCAAGCGCGCGGTGGCCGATGCGCACGGCGGCACCATGAGCGGCGCGGGCTTCTACACCGCCTACGCCATCGCCATGTTGAACACGCTGGTGGGCAACCTGAACGTGGAGGGCGGTCTGGTGCTGGACGCCGGTCCGTTCCCGCCCTACGGCGCGGGTCCGCGCTACAACATCGCCGGCTTTGCCAACAAGGCGACGCCCAAGGGCGTGTCTTTGTCGCGCAACCGCTTTCCGTACGAGAAATCCAGCGAGTTCAAGCGCAAGAAGGCGGCCGGGCAGCCGGCGTATCCGGCGGCCGCGCCCTGGTATCCGGCCACCGGGGGCCTCAGTTCCGAGATGCTGGCGTCCGCGCTGGCGGGCTACCCGTACCGCGCCAAGGTCTGGTTCAACCACATGAGCAACCCGGTCTACGGCATTGCGGGGTTCAAGCAGGTGGCGCTGGAGAAGCTGAAGGATCCGGCCGTCCTGCCGCTGGCGGTGTCGATCAACCCCTTCATCAACGAGACCAATGCGCTGGCCGATTACATCGTGCCGGACACGGTCACCTATGAAAGCTGGGGCGTGTCGGCGCCCTGGGCGGACGTGGTGGCGAAGGCGTCCACCGTGCGCTGGCCCGCCGTGCAACCGCGCGTGGCGCGCACGGCCAGCGGCGAGCCGGTGTGCCTGGAGACCTTTCTCATCGCCTGCGCCAAGCGGCTGGGCATGCCGGGCTTTGGCGCGGGCGCCATCTCCGACAAGGAAGGCGCCAAGTATGCGCTGGACACGCCCGAGGACTTCTTCCTGCGCGGCATGGCCAATATTGCGTTCGCGGCGGGCCGCCCGGTGGGCGAGGCCAGCGACGACGACATGGCGCTGACCGGCGTGGACCGCCATCGCGAGCTGCTGCAGAGCATGTTGAAGCCGGGCGAGTGGCGGCAGGTGGCCATGCTGATGAGCCGCGGCGGTCGCTTTGACCGGATGGATGACGCGTGGACGCAGGACGCAGGGCAGGGCCGCCGCACGCGCGCCGCCTACGCCAGGCCGCTGCATGTGTGGAGCGAGGAACTGGCGGGCTTTCGTCATGCGATGACGGGCGAGCGCTACAGCGGCTGTCCGACCTGGTATCCCACGCGGCTGGCGGACGGGCGCGACGTGCGGGACGAATATCCGCGCGACGATTGGCCGTTCCTGCTGAGCTCGTTCAAGTCCAACCTGATGAGTTCTCTGTCGATCGGGGTGAACCGCCTGCGCCAGGTGCATCCGCACAACCCGGTGTCGATCAACCGGCAGGACGGCGAACGGCTGGGCATCCGCAACGGCGACGCGGTGCGCATCGTCACGCCGGGCGGTTCGGTGACGGGGCTGGCGCTGCTGCGAGACGGCGTGCAGCCGGGCGCGGTGGGGATCGAGCATGGCTACGGCCATACCGAGCTGGGCGCCCGCGCGCACGTGGTGGACGGCAAGCCGATGCCGCACGATCCGGCGCTGGGGGCGGGCGTCAACCTGAACGACCTGGGCTTTGCCGACGCCACGCGCGGCGCGCATGCCAACGTGTGGATCGACTGGGTGTCGGGCGCGGCGGTACGGCAGGGCCTGCCGGCACGGATCGAGCGGGCCTGA
- the nrfD gene encoding NrfD/PsrC family molybdoenzyme membrane anchor subunit has protein sequence MQISELLTPVYDAAWLPWAVQYFFLIGISATTALTAAFASFGRADSDARRLLPAAVTVLLVSAIAAPVSLLADLHQPGRFWHFYAHITPWSWMWLGALLLPVFVSLALLFCAVWWWGRMGWLRVVAAALALSALSILVYTGAEVMVLRSRPLWHTVFLPLNFALTAWLGALGAMFLVGRWLPGGLRALPVDALRRLSVTAVAMIALGAGAWAVLGMLGLDASFDAALRLFAAFPVWRLSLAGAVMTAFCIVALLQRPSRTLAAPLPSAALALTMLGAAWIFRWVVFMSVQGVPKYGAGLYLYEMPWGSDGLLGMAGVLGLCVALVTAVTWAMEILPARARAVAA, from the coding sequence ATGCAAATCTCCGAATTGCTCACGCCGGTCTACGACGCCGCCTGGCTGCCCTGGGCCGTGCAGTATTTCTTCCTGATCGGGATCAGCGCCACCACGGCGCTGACGGCCGCCTTCGCGTCCTTTGGCCGGGCGGATTCCGACGCGCGCCGGCTGTTGCCGGCGGCGGTGACGGTGCTGCTGGTCAGCGCCATCGCCGCGCCGGTGTCGCTGCTGGCCGACCTGCACCAGCCGGGCCGCTTCTGGCACTTCTATGCGCACATCACGCCGTGGTCGTGGATGTGGCTGGGCGCCTTGCTGCTGCCGGTCTTCGTATCGCTGGCGCTGCTCTTCTGCGCGGTCTGGTGGTGGGGGCGGATGGGATGGCTGCGGGTGGTGGCGGCGGCGCTGGCGCTGTCGGCCCTGTCCATCCTGGTCTACACGGGCGCCGAGGTGATGGTGCTGCGCTCGCGGCCGCTGTGGCACACCGTGTTCCTGCCGCTGAACTTTGCGTTGACGGCGTGGCTGGGCGCGCTGGGCGCGATGTTCCTGGTGGGCCGCTGGCTGCCGGGCGGACTGCGGGCGCTGCCGGTGGACGCGTTGCGCCGGCTGAGCGTGACGGCGGTGGCGATGATCGCGCTGGGGGCGGGCGCCTGGGCGGTGCTGGGGATGCTGGGGCTGGATGCGTCGTTCGACGCGGCGCTCCGGTTGTTCGCGGCGTTCCCGGTCTGGCGTCTCAGCCTGGCCGGCGCGGTGATGACTGCGTTTTGCATCGTCGCGCTGTTGCAGCGTCCGTCGCGCACGCTGGCCGCGCCCCTGCCGTCCGCCGCGCTGGCGCTGACGATGCTGGGCGCCGCGTGGATCTTCCGCTGGGTCGTCTTCATGAGCGTGCAGGGCGTGCCCAAGTACGGCGCCGGGCTGTACCTGTACGAGATGCCCTGGGGCAGCGACGGGCTGCTGGGCATGGCGGGCGTGCTGGGCCTGTGCGTGGCGCTGGTCACCGCCGTGACGTGGGCCATGGAAATCCTTCCGGCCCGCGCCCGCGCCGTGGCCGCCTGA
- the dsrO gene encoding sulfate reduction electron transfer complex DsrMKJOP subunit DsrO, with product MHTPTSPPETPLPGKRGFLKGLLGLGAAATVIPIHAQAAPGLNGQPPRRPGMAGKRFGMVVDMRKCIGCQSCTVSCSLENVPPIGQFRTTVLQYEVTPDAGGPCSMVMLPRLCNHCDKPPCVPVCPVQATFQREDGIVLVDNARCVGCGYCVQACPYDARFINHETQTADKCTFCEHRLEAGLLPACVESCVGGARVIGDMNDPDSAISRLLAEHKADIKVLKPEMKTDPHVYYIGLPDAFVHQVDGQAGVRLAGGH from the coding sequence ATGCACACCCCCACGAGCCCCCCGGAAACGCCTCTCCCGGGCAAGCGTGGCTTCCTGAAAGGGCTGCTTGGCCTGGGCGCCGCCGCCACCGTCATTCCCATCCATGCGCAAGCCGCGCCCGGCTTGAACGGCCAGCCGCCGCGCCGCCCCGGCATGGCCGGCAAGCGCTTCGGCATGGTCGTGGACATGCGCAAATGCATCGGGTGCCAGTCCTGTACGGTGAGCTGTTCGCTGGAGAACGTGCCGCCCATCGGGCAGTTCCGCACCACCGTCCTGCAGTACGAGGTCACGCCCGATGCGGGCGGGCCGTGTTCGATGGTCATGCTGCCGCGCCTGTGCAACCACTGCGACAAGCCGCCCTGTGTGCCGGTCTGTCCGGTGCAGGCGACCTTCCAGCGCGAAGACGGCATCGTGCTGGTCGACAACGCGCGCTGCGTGGGCTGCGGCTACTGCGTGCAGGCCTGTCCCTACGACGCGCGCTTCATCAATCACGAGACGCAGACGGCGGACAAGTGCACGTTCTGCGAGCACCGCCTGGAAGCCGGGCTGCTGCCGGCCTGTGTGGAAAGCTGCGTGGGCGGCGCGCGCGTGATCGGCGACATGAACGATCCCGACAGCGCCATCTCGCGCCTGCTGGCCGAGCACAAGGCCGATATCAAGGTGCTCAAGCCCGAGATGAAGACCGATCCCCACGTCTATTACATCGGCCTGCCCGACGCGTTCGTGCATCAGGTGGACGGCCAGGCCGGCGTGCGCCTGGCCGGCGGCCATTGA
- a CDS encoding DNA-deoxyinosine glycosylase — protein sequence MDKQRDGAAARREEQVWGFAPVVGQGARVLVLGSMPGVASLRQGQYYAHPRNAFWPLAARILGFDAGLDYDARLRALQARGVALWDVLQACERPGSLDADIRRETLVPNDFPAFLARHPSIVRVCLNGGKAAAMFRRHVLPALARADLECIELPSTSPAHAAASFEQKLTAWRPALTLPIV from the coding sequence ATGGACAAGCAGAGGGATGGCGCCGCCGCGCGGCGCGAGGAACAGGTTTGGGGGTTTGCGCCGGTGGTGGGGCAGGGCGCGCGCGTGCTGGTGCTGGGATCGATGCCCGGCGTGGCGTCGCTGCGGCAAGGGCAGTATTACGCGCATCCGCGCAATGCATTCTGGCCCCTGGCGGCGCGCATCCTCGGTTTTGACGCGGGCCTGGATTACGACGCCCGCCTGCGGGCGCTGCAGGCCCGGGGCGTGGCGCTCTGGGATGTCCTGCAAGCCTGCGAACGGCCGGGCAGCCTGGACGCGGATATCCGGCGCGAGACGCTGGTGCCGAACGATTTCCCGGCCTTCCTCGCCCGCCATCCGTCCATCGTCCGCGTCTGCCTGAACGGCGGCAAGGCCGCGGCGATGTTCCGGCGCCACGTGTTGCCGGCGTTGGCGCGGGCGGACCTGGAATGCATCGAATTGCCATCGACGAGTCCGGCGCATGCGGCGGCCAGCTTCGAGCAGAAACTGACGGCGTGGCGGCCGGCGCTGACCCTGCCGATAGTCTGA
- a CDS encoding pirin family protein has protein sequence MKKILGLHASPRPHWVGDGFPVRSLFSYNDKGRDTSPFLLLDYAGPAEFGPASQPRGVGQHPHRGFETVTIVYSGEVEHRDSTGNGGVIGPGDVQWMTAASGILHEEFHSHAFTRTGGKLEMVQLWVNLPAKDKKAAPGYQGILSTDIPVVALPDGAGTLRVIAGAYAGQTGPARTFTPMDVWDVKLAAGKSATFPIPAGRNSMLVMLRGTVLVNGESVARDAQLALFSRDGEDITVEANNDAVFLVLSGEPIDEPVVGYGPFVMNSQAEIVEAIQDFNAGRYGQMH, from the coding sequence ATGAAGAAGATCCTCGGCCTGCACGCCAGTCCCCGTCCCCACTGGGTGGGCGACGGCTTTCCGGTGCGCTCCCTGTTCTCGTACAACGACAAGGGCCGCGACACCAGCCCGTTCCTGCTGCTGGACTACGCCGGCCCCGCCGAATTCGGCCCGGCCAGCCAGCCCCGCGGCGTCGGCCAGCATCCCCATCGCGGCTTTGAAACGGTCACCATCGTCTACAGCGGCGAAGTCGAGCACCGCGATTCCACCGGCAACGGCGGCGTCATCGGCCCCGGCGACGTGCAATGGATGACGGCGGCCTCCGGCATCCTGCACGAGGAATTCCACTCCCATGCCTTCACCCGCACGGGCGGAAAGCTGGAAATGGTGCAGCTCTGGGTCAACCTGCCCGCCAAGGACAAAAAGGCGGCGCCGGGCTACCAGGGCATCCTCAGCACGGACATCCCCGTCGTGGCCCTGCCCGACGGCGCCGGCACCCTGCGCGTGATCGCAGGCGCCTACGCGGGCCAGACAGGCCCGGCGCGCACCTTCACGCCGATGGACGTGTGGGACGTAAAGCTGGCGGCTGGCAAGTCGGCCACCTTCCCCATCCCCGCGGGCCGCAACAGCATGCTCGTCATGCTGCGTGGAACGGTGCTGGTAAACGGCGAATCGGTTGCGCGCGACGCGCAACTGGCGCTGTTCTCGCGCGACGGGGAAGACATCACCGTCGAGGCCAACAACGACGCGGTGTTTTTGGTGTTGAGCGGAGAGCCGATCGATGAGCCGGTGGTGGGCTATGGACCCTTCGTGATGAACTCGCAGGCGGAAATCGTGGAAGCGATCCAGGATTTCAATGCCGGGCGGTATGGGCAGATGCATTGA
- a CDS encoding GlxA family transcriptional regulator, with amino-acid sequence MQHVGLILEDGFQLMGLAALSAFELANAELGGAGYRLTVLSEKGGTIRSSMNAGIETSPLDFIPDTLMVAGQLVPQDISPGLREYIALAGHQARRVAGVCTGAFVLAQAGLLDGRTATTHWAHARTLQARFPKVRVEEDRIFVRDGNIWTSAGMSSAIDLTLALIEEDHGSTLSRALARKLVVYHRRHGGQSQFSAMLALEPRSDRVKRALAYARENLRNPLSVEELAEAASLSPRQFSRVFREETGRSPAKAVEMLRLEAARVMLEDGRHPLEIVARDTGFADRDRMRRAFLRNLGQPPASVKRGLMSMQETNA; translated from the coding sequence ATGCAGCACGTCGGTTTAATCCTTGAAGATGGCTTCCAGCTGATGGGGCTGGCGGCCCTCTCCGCCTTTGAACTGGCCAACGCGGAGCTGGGCGGCGCGGGCTATCGGCTGACGGTCCTGTCCGAGAAAGGCGGCACGATCAGGTCGTCGATGAATGCCGGTATCGAAACCTCGCCGCTGGACTTCATCCCCGACACGCTGATGGTGGCCGGGCAATTGGTGCCCCAGGATATTTCGCCGGGGCTGCGTGAATACATCGCCCTTGCCGGCCACCAGGCGCGCCGGGTGGCCGGGGTATGCACGGGCGCCTTCGTGCTGGCGCAGGCGGGGCTGCTCGATGGCCGCACCGCCACCACGCATTGGGCGCATGCACGCACGCTTCAGGCGCGCTTTCCGAAGGTTCGCGTCGAAGAGGACCGCATTTTCGTGCGTGACGGCAACATCTGGACGTCGGCGGGCATGTCATCGGCCATCGATCTGACGCTGGCCCTGATCGAAGAAGACCATGGGTCCACGCTGTCCCGGGCGCTGGCGCGGAAACTTGTCGTCTACCATCGCCGCCACGGGGGCCAATCGCAGTTCTCGGCGATGCTGGCGCTGGAGCCGCGTTCGGACCGGGTCAAGCGCGCACTGGCCTATGCCCGCGAAAACCTGCGCAATCCCTTGTCCGTGGAAGAGCTTGCCGAAGCCGCCAGCCTGTCGCCCCGTCAGTTCAGCCGGGTATTCCGCGAAGAGACCGGGCGATCGCCCGCCAAAGCCGTGGAAATGCTGCGGCTGGAGGCCGCACGCGTGATGCTGGAAGACGGCCGCCATCCCCTGGAAATCGTGGCGCGCGACACGGGCTTTGCCGATCGTGACCGGATGCGGCGCGCCTTCCTGCGCAACCTGGGCCAACCGCCGGCCAGCGTGAAGCGGGGCCTGATGTCGATGCAAGAGACCAACGCCTGA
- a CDS encoding SDR family oxidoreductase has protein sequence MQMTGNTIFITGGTSGIGRALAEQFHALGNKVIIAGRRQALLDEVAAAHPGIEGVALDISDAADIDRVAAQLIRDYPTLNVLINNAGVMPFDDPSGRIDDAVSRQILDTNLLGPIRLTSALIEHLKAQPRATIVHNTSMLAFVPIATNAVYSASKAALHSYALSQRFMLKGTGVTVQEIAPPWVDTDLIKKSGDPRAMPLDTFIAETMKGLATDAPEVFVEAIRALRDNPGSGEHALVDGFNAEIAANPIPV, from the coding sequence ATGCAAATGACGGGCAACACGATCTTCATCACCGGCGGCACCTCGGGCATTGGCCGCGCGCTGGCCGAGCAATTCCATGCCCTGGGCAACAAGGTCATCATCGCCGGGCGCCGGCAGGCGCTGCTGGATGAAGTGGCTGCCGCGCATCCAGGGATCGAGGGTGTGGCGCTGGACATCTCCGATGCCGCCGACATCGACCGCGTCGCCGCGCAACTGATCCGCGACTATCCGACGTTGAACGTCCTGATCAACAATGCGGGCGTCATGCCGTTCGACGATCCGTCCGGCCGCATCGATGACGCCGTCTCGCGCCAGATCCTTGACACGAACCTGCTTGGCCCGATCCGGCTGACGTCGGCGCTGATCGAACACCTGAAGGCGCAACCGCGAGCGACCATCGTCCACAACACCTCGATGCTGGCATTCGTGCCGATCGCAACCAACGCGGTCTATTCCGCCTCGAAGGCGGCGCTGCACTCCTACGCCTTGTCGCAGCGGTTCATGCTCAAGGGCACCGGCGTGACGGTCCAGGAAATCGCGCCGCCGTGGGTCGACACCGATCTCATCAAAAAGAGCGGAGATCCCCGCGCCATGCCGCTGGACACCTTCATCGCCGAAACTATGAAGGGGCTGGCAACCGACGCGCCGGAAGTGTTCGTCGAGGCGATTCGCGCCCTGCGCGATAACCCCGGCAGCGGCGAACATGCGCTGGTCGATGGCTTCAACGCTGAAATCGCGGCCAATCCCATCCCCGTATAA
- a CDS encoding carboxymuconolactone decarboxylase family protein has translation MTSRIDTPAATSASGETADVFAGIRKAVGMVPNAYAAIGALSTPALKAMLSADAVLARGVLSAQDRETVKLVVSAIAGCDYCVAAHSLAGKASGLSVDTVRAIRALEPTGDARRDALIAFVRRLQEGQGTLEAESLTALRAAGFPDEAVVDIALAIAVITFTNVFNRVNDTTVDFPDLK, from the coding sequence ATGACTTCCCGTATCGACACCCCCGCCGCCACCAGCGCTTCGGGCGAAACCGCCGACGTTTTTGCCGGTATCCGCAAGGCGGTGGGCATGGTCCCCAATGCCTATGCGGCCATTGGCGCCTTGAGTACGCCGGCGCTCAAGGCCATGCTTTCCGCCGACGCGGTGCTTGCGCGTGGCGTGCTTTCCGCGCAGGACCGCGAAACCGTCAAACTGGTGGTGAGCGCGATCGCCGGCTGCGACTACTGCGTCGCGGCACACAGCCTGGCGGGAAAGGCGTCCGGCCTGTCCGTGGACACGGTCCGCGCCATCAGGGCGCTGGAACCGACGGGCGACGCAAGGCGCGATGCGCTGATCGCGTTTGTACGACGCCTTCAGGAAGGCCAGGGCACGCTCGAAGCCGAGTCGCTCACGGCGTTGCGCGCAGCGGGCTTTCCGGACGAGGCAGTGGTGGATATTGCACTGGCCATCGCCGTGATCACGTTCACGAACGTCTTCAATCGCGTGAACGACACCACGGTGGATTTTCCGGACCTGAAGTGA